The window TAAGCAGGTTTGAAGTCGCTACGATCGACCTAGGCTATGGAATGGCTATGCTATGGCTCTGGGTCGATTGGTTAGCATCTGCTTTCATTTCAAGTCTATTGACTAAAGGAGAGTATTTCAGTGCCTATTACAGCACAAGCATCCCGATTGGGGACTTCGGCATTTAGCGATGCTGCTCCGGTCGAATTGCGCCCAACTTCGACCAAGGATGACGTAAAAGCCGTTATTCAAGCAGTCTATCGCCAACTCTTGGGCAACGATTATTTAATGGCATCTGAGCGTCTTGTGGTTCCAGAGTCACTGCTACGAGATGGCAAGATCACAGTCAGGGAATTTGTTCGTCAAGTGGCAAAGTCGGAACTGTATAAGACCAAATTTTTCTATGGCAATTTCCACAGTCGTGTTACTGAGCTGAACTATAAGCATTTGTTGGGACGCGCTCCCTACGATCAAGCCGAAATCAGTGCTCATTTGGATTTGTATGAATCCAAGGGCTACGATGCGGACATTGACTCTTACATTGACTCTCCTGAATATCAAGCATATTTCGGTGAGAATATTGTTCCTTACTACCGTGACTTAGTTACCACTGGAGTTGGCCAGCGTACGGTAGGGTTTACTCGCTTTTTCTCGCTGTATCGCGGATATGCAACTAGTAGCCGGGCACAATTCCAGGGCAACTATCCGAAGCTAGTGACTGAAGTGGCCCGTGGTACTGCATCTTCAGTTGTGGCTCCCGGTAGCACCTATACTCGTCCTTCGATGATGGGTGTTCCAGTCAACAGTACCTTTGGCGGTTCTATGGCCTATGGTTCTGGTCGGCTCTACCGAGTTGAAGTTGCTGGAATTGCTGGCCCTGGTTATCCTCGTGTGCGTCGTTGCAATAAGGTTGTCATTATTCCCTATGAGGAGTTGTCAGACCATATGCAGCGGGTTCAGCGTCAGGGTGGCAAGATTGCCAGTATTACTCCTCTCTAGGTTGTGTTGATCAGCCCGAACTATGGCTCCTAGGGGCTTGGTTCGGGTTTGTTAGGCTAATTAGCTGTCAATTTCCCTTCTCACTTGATCGTTTGGAGTTGTAAGCGTCTATGTTGGGTAGTCGGAGTTTTCGGTACGAAGTTGTTGGTCTACGGCAAAATGAAGAGACCGACCAGATGAGTTTTCCTATTCGCTCTAGCGCTAGTGTTTTTATCACAGTTCCCTACAGCCGGATGAATGAAGAGATGCAGCGCATTACCCGGATGGGTGGAAAGATTGTGAGCATCTCTCCTATCGGTTCAACTAGTTAATTGAGCTATTGTTGAGCTGACTGGGTGTTCTAACACTGTGAATATCTATGCTAGAGTCCAGTTTTGAGGATTCTCGGATGCAATCACCAGTAGGCCAGTCTGCTGGTGATGAGTCATCATTAACTGTAGAGCAGGCGATCGCGAACTTACGTGGCTCAGATCCGGGACTGCGATACTATGCAGCTTGGTGGTTGGGGCGATTTCGGGTTTCTACTCCGGAGGCGGTTGATGCATTGATTGACAGTCTAAGCGATGAGTCTGATCGCACAGCAGAAGGTGGTTACCCCCTCCGACGTAATGCGGCTCGAGCACTTGGTAAGCTGGGCGATAGACGCTCTGTACCAGGCTTGATTCAGTGTTTGGCCTGTGATGATTTTTATGTTCGTGAAGCAGCTATCCAGTCTCTGGCAATGTTGGGCGATCGTAGTTGTGTTCCTGCCCTAATGAGCTTCTTGGAAGATGGCTTGGCAGCAACTCAGCCAGAGGCGGGTACAGTGCAGTTGCAACAACCCTACGGTGCTATTCTGGAAGCGCTAGGCGTATTGGGGGCAACAGAGGCATTGCCGCTGATTGAGCCTTTTCTTAACCATCCGTTTGAGATATTGCAGTACGCGGCAGCTCGGGCCATGTATGAGCTAACTCAGGATTCGAGTTACGCTGAGCGTCTAGTGCAGGCGTTATCAGGAGATAAGTTGCCTTTGCGCCGTGCTGCTATGGCTGATTTGGGGGCTATTGGCTATGTCCCTGCTGCTAGGGCGATCGCTAGTACCTTGGCAGAAAATAGTTTGAAATTGATTGCCCTCAAAGATATTCTAGAGAGACAAATACAGCGTGATTCCTTTCCAAGCTTATCAGCCGATGCTATCCAAGTTATGACGCTAATGGATGGGCTATTGTAGATGGGCTATGGTGATAGGCCGCCGCGAATGAGTTGAGAAAGCTTTACGCGACTGCCAAGGTGAACTTATGTCTTTCAAAGCAAATTTCGAAGCAAATTGATCTTGCTTCCTGTACATACCCCAGCCCATTGGCGGTATAGTTTATGTCGAGACCTTAACTGTTACAGTTCCTGCCATGGCTGATTCTCGTTTGTCTCTTATCCAGGCTGTAGAACGAGCCGATTCCTCACCTCGGCTGATTAAGGCAGTGCGAGAGTTAGCAGCAGCTCGCTGGCAAGAAGCTATTCCTACCTTGATTGCTGTGTTGAGCTACAACAATCCTGGTGCGGCTGTAGCTGCTGTGGACGGTCTGGTAGATTTGGGAGAGGCTGCTGTTCCTGCATTGCTAGAGCAGCTTGACCAACATAATTACACAGCCCGCTCTTGGGCTATCCGAGCGTTGGCAGGTATTGGTGATCCGAGAGGGTTGGTTACGCTGTTGGGGGCCGCAACGGCTGACTTTTCTCCCAGTGTGCGCCGTGCTGCTGCGCGAGGGCTAGGGATGATGAAGTGGCATTGGTTTCCAGAGAATTTATTGGAAATCGCCCAGGAGGAGGCTCTGGAAGCTCTGTTGTTTGTAGCGGAGCACGAT of the Cyanobacteriota bacterium genome contains:
- a CDS encoding phycobilisome linker polypeptide produces the protein MPITAQASRLGTSAFSDAAPVELRPTSTKDDVKAVIQAVYRQLLGNDYLMASERLVVPESLLRDGKITVREFVRQVAKSELYKTKFFYGNFHSRVTELNYKHLLGRAPYDQAEISAHLDLYESKGYDADIDSYIDSPEYQAYFGENIVPYYRDLVTTGVGQRTVGFTRFFSLYRGYATSSRAQFQGNYPKLVTEVARGTASSVVAPGSTYTRPSMMGVPVNSTFGGSMAYGSGRLYRVEVAGIAGPGYPRVRRCNKVVIIPYEELSDHMQRVQRQGGKIASITPL
- a CDS encoding HEAT repeat domain-containing protein, with product MLESSFEDSRMQSPVGQSAGDESSLTVEQAIANLRGSDPGLRYYAAWWLGRFRVSTPEAVDALIDSLSDESDRTAEGGYPLRRNAARALGKLGDRRSVPGLIQCLACDDFYVREAAIQSLAMLGDRSCVPALMSFLEDGLAATQPEAGTVQLQQPYGAILEALGVLGATEALPLIEPFLNHPFEILQYAAARAMYELTQDSSYAERLVQALSGDKLPLRRAAMADLGAIGYVPAARAIASTLAENSLKLIALKDILERQIQRDSFPSLSADAIQVMTLMDGLL
- a CDS encoding phycobilisome linker polypeptide, whose translation is MLGSRSFRYEVVGLRQNEETDQMSFPIRSSASVFITVPYSRMNEEMQRITRMGGKIVSISPIGSTS
- a CDS encoding HEAT repeat domain-containing protein; the encoded protein is MADSRLSLIQAVERADSSPRLIKAVRELAAARWQEAIPTLIAVLSYNNPGAAVAAVDGLVDLGEAAVPALLEQLDQHNYTARSWAIRALAGIGDPRGLVTLLGAATADFSPSVRRAAARGLGMMKWHWFPENLLEIAQEEALEALLFVAEHDEEWVVRYSAVVGLQSLADAIAASHPDWRSQILTYLERAMAHDQSWAVRARSCMAKQYLQEQTVAAASRPEEQASPLSATDWQHILTGLYDRKARERSVLAEGDPRRYQELALSLTSNL